Genomic window (Bosea vaviloviae):
CCCTCGAACTGGAACGGCTTGGTGACGACGCCGACGGTGAGAATGCCCATGTCGCGGGCAACGCGGGCGATCGCGGGAGCAGCGCCGGTGCCGGTGCCGCCGCCCATGCCGGCGGTGATGAAGACCATATGCGCGCCCGCCAGATGGTCGCGGATCTCGTCGATGACCTCTTCGGCCGCCGCGCGCCCGACTTCGGGCTGCGAACCGGCGCCAAGACCTTCAGTGACCTGCAGGCCCATCTGGATGATGCGCGAGGCGCGGCTGAGCGCCAGCGCCTGGGCGTCCGTATTGGCGACCACGAAGTCGACGCCGTCGAGACCGGCCTCGATCATGTTGTTCACGGCGTTGCCGCCGGCTCCACCAACACCGAACACCGTGATCCGGGGCTTGAGTTCCCGGATGTCCGGGGCTTGCAGATTCATCGCCATGGTTGCCTCTTTTGATCCTTGTCCGGCGCCTGGCGGGAGCCGTCCCGATTGCTACGATTGACATTTGGCGCCGCCGGAAAAACGCCCCGGCGCGCCGTTACCCCTTAGAAACTTTCCTTCAGCCACCGGCCGACGCGGGAGAAATACCCGTCCGTTCCCGTGGCGAAATAAGCCGAGCTGGCGCGCGGCTCGAAATGCTCGACATGCGCCACCTGCGGATAGACCAGGAGCCCGACAGCCGCCGCGAAGGCCGGCCCCTTGCCCGCTTCCGGCAAGCCCTTGATGCCGAGCGGCCGGCCGGTGCGGACCTGTCCGCCGAGGATGCGGCGCGCCGCCTCCGGCAGGCCGGTGAGCTGGCAGGCGCCGCCGGTCAGCACGACGCGGCGTCCGGCCTGGGCGGAGAAGCCGGCATTGCTGAGCCTGTCGCGCACCAGTTCGAGGATCTCCTCGACGCGCGGCTTGATGATCCGCACCAGATGCGACTTGGCGAGGTGGTTGGGCATGTCGCGCTCGTCGTCATCGACCTGCGGCACGGAAATCATGTCGCGCTCGTCCGAGGCGCTGGAGATCGCCGAGCCGTGCAGCGTCTTCAGGCGCTCGGCCGCCGAGACGCGGGTGGAGAGCCCGCGCGCCACGTCCATGGTGATGTGGTTGCCGCCGACCGCGATCGCGTCGGCATGCATCAGATGGCCGCCGGAGAAGACGCCGAGACTCGTCGTGCCGCCGCCCATATCGACCACGACGACGCCCATCTCGGCCTCGTCATCGACCAGCACGGAGAGGCCAGAGGCGTAAGGCGTCGCGACGACCGCCTCGACCTCGAGATGGCAACGCTCGACTGCGAGCATGACATTGCGCGCGGCCGAGGCTTCGCTGGCGACGACATGCATGTCGACCGAGAGCTTGCCGCCGATCAGGCCGCGCGGATCGAGCACGCCGGGCGAGCCGTCGAGCGCATAGCCCGTGGGGAGCGCGTGCAGCACGGCCTTGCCGGGCTTGAGCGCATGCATCGCAGCCGCGGCCAGCACGCGCTTGACGTCGCTGTCGCCGACCGCGCCTGCGCGCAGGTCGACGCCCGCGGCATAATGCTGGGAGCCGAGCCGGCCGCCGGTCAGGTTGACGATGACCGATTGGACCTCGACCTTGGCCATGCGCTCGGCCGCGTCGACCGCCGCGCGGATCGCCCGCTCGGCGCTTTCGAGATCGATGATCGCCCCGCCCTTGAGGCCGAGCGAGCGCTGATGGCCGATGCCGATGATGCGCGCGACATGGGTGCGGCCGCGCAGCCGTTCATTGGCCTCGGCCGGGTTCAGTTCGGCGATCAGGCAAACGACCTTGCTGGTACCGATGTCCAGAATCGACAAGGTCGCGCTCTTGCGCGACGACAAGGGCCGCATCCGCGGCGTCAGGCCCTGGGAGGTCAGATTCATGCTTCGCCTCCCTTCTTCTTGGTCTTGCTCTTGAGCTGTTCGGCGCGGGCGCTGGCCGCCTCTTCCGACAATCGCATCACCACCCGGTCGGGTTGGCGCAGGTCGATCGCGAGCAGATCCTTGTCGAGCACGCGGAAATCGCTTTCGAGCCCGGCGAGCCGCTTCACCGCGACGCCAGGCTGCATCTCGGGCAGGCGCACATCCATTCCGTTGTCGAGCTTGAGTGTCCAGCGGCGTCCGGAGACGAGCGTCGCCGCCCGGATATGCGCCGCCAGCGGCCCGGCCTCGCCACGCAGCGCGATGTATTCGGCCGCGCGCAGATTGGCGCCGGGCCCGACGACGAGCGGCAGATGCGCGAAGCGTCCGTCATCCATCTTGTCGATCACCGTCCCGTCGGCTGCGATCACGAATAGGTCGCCCTTGACCTGCCAGAGCGCGTAGGGCGCGCGCTCGACCAGCGTGATCGAGATCTCGCCCGGATAGAGCTTGCGGACCGCCGCCTCGCGAATCAGCGGCGTCGCCTCCAGGAGCTTGCGGGCCTGGTCGGCATCGAAGAAGGCGAGCGAGATCTTCGGATCAATCCCGGCGGCGACCAGGACCTCGACCTCGGACAGCTCCGTGAGGCCCGAGATCGTGACGCGGTCGATGCCGAGCCCGACCAGCCGGGCCAGCATGTGGTGCGGCTCGCCATAAGCCCGGCGCAAGGCCTCGACATGGCCGCCCAGAACACTGCCCGCGCCGATGCTCAGGCTCAGGAACCCGAGCGCAAGCCAGGTGCCGATGCGGCGCGGCAGGCGCTGCGCCAGAGGCACCGCGACCGCGCTGCGCCGCGAGCGGCGCAGCCAGCGCCCAGACCGCTCTCCGACGAGGAGTTGCGGCCCGGCGGCAGGGACCGGCAAGCGGGAGGTGGCTGTCGCCATCACCGCATTCACCGATCGAGGGAGGCGTCCTCCACCATCCATTTGACGAGTTCACCGAAGTTCATGCCCGCATGGGCGGCCAATTCGGGCACCAAGCTCGTTTCGGTCATGCCGGGCTGCGTGTTGACTTCCAGCCAGACGAGAGTGTCGGTCTCGTCGTCATAGCGGAAGTCAGACCTGCTAACGCCCCGGCACCCGATTGCTTGATGCGCCGTTAACGCACACTCTTCGATCTGCTGGTAAATTTTTGGTAAAATTTGAGCCGGGCAGATGTGGATCGAACCACCTTTCGTGTATTTCGCATCGTAGTCGTAGAACTCCCCGGTCGAGGCCCGGATCTCGGTCACGCCCAGCGACTTGCCGCCCATGACGGCGCAGGTCAGCTCGCGCCCCCTGACGAAGCCTTCAGCCAACAGCGTATCGCCGCAGGGCCAGTCCTCGCGGGCGATCTCCTGCGGCGGGTGCTCGCGGCCCTTCTTGACGATCACGACGCCGACGGACGAGCCCTCATTGATCGGCTTGAGCACGTAAGGCGGCTGCAGAACGTGTTTTTTTGCCGCATCGAAGCGTGAAACCACGATTCCATGCGCCACCGGCACGCCGGCTGCCGCCGCGACGAGCTTCGCCTTGTCCTTGCGAATCGCGAGCGCCGAGGCGAGCACGCCCGAATGCGTGTAGGGAATGCGCAAAATCTCGAGCACGCCCTGAATCAGGCCATCCTCGCCGAAGCGGCCATGCAGCGCGTTGAAGGCGACATCGGGGCGCAGGTCGGCGAGCACCTGAGCAATGTCGCGCTGCACGTCGATGCGCGTGACGCGGAAGCCGACGCTCTCCAGCGCCTTGGCGCAGGCCGTGCCGCTGCTGAGGCTGACCTCCCGCTCAACGGACCATCCGCCCATCAGCACTGCGACGTGTTTGGTCATCGGGGTCATGGCTCCCTGTTACGGCGAACCTCGACCCATCATGGTTAATGCAGCGTTAAGAGATGGCGCGAGAGCCGGCGGCAGGAGTCGGAACCTGCATATACAAGATTGTCTCGCGACCCATTATCTTGTATATACGAATTAATGAGAAGCCTGTGGGACGAGCGCAAGCGGCGAGCGAACCTCCTGAAGCACGGTCTCGACTTCGCGGTGCTGGACGCAGAATTCCTCGCAAGAGCTTATATCGGTCCGGCCAAGCGCGATCGGCTGCGGGCCATCGGTGAAGTCGATGGCGTCGTGACCGTCATTTTCGTCAAGCCGGGCACAGAAGGGCTTTCGATCGTCAGCATGCGCCCCGCCTCACAGAAGGAAAGGAAGCTGCTCGATGCCTAAGCTTCTCAAGGATTTTGAACCTGGCCACGGCTTCTCGAAAGAGGATTGGGACGAGGTGTCTGACAATCCCGAATTGACGGACGAGGAACTTGCAGGACTTCGCCCTATGAAGGAGGCGCTTCCCGATCTCTATGCCGCCCTCCAAGCGGAAATCGGCAAACGCGGTCCCGCCAAGACCAAGGAAGCGATTTCGATCCGACTCGACATCGATCTCGTCGAAAAGCTGCGCGCTTCCGGCCCCGGCTGGCAGTCGCGGGTCAACGAGGCGCTACGGGAATGGCTGGAGAAATCGGCGGCCTGAACGTCAGCTCGCCACGCCGAGCCGCTTGATCTCCCATTGCAGCTCGAAGCCGGAATTCTGCTTCACCCGGCGCCGGACCTCTTCGCCCAGCCCCTCGATATCAGCCGCCGTGGCGCCGCCGGTGTTGATCAGGAAGTTGCAGTGCATCTCGGAGACCTGCGCCCCGCCGACGCGCAGGCCGCGGCAGCCGGCCGCATCGATCAACTGCCAGGCCTTGCCGCCTTGCGGGTTCTTGAAGGTCGAGCCACCGGTGCGCTCCTTGATCGGCTGGGCCGCCTCGCGCGCCGCCGTGACCCGGTCCATCTCGGCGAAGATGGCCGCCTGATCGCCCGGCCGGCCCTGGAACAGCGCCGAGGTAAAGATGATCTCATGGGTCTCGGCCGCGCTGTTGCGGTAGGTGAAGCCCATATCGGCATGGCTCAGCCTGACGATCTCGCCTTTGCGGGTGACGCCACGCGCTTCGACCAGCACATCGGTCGTCTCGCCGCCATGGGCGCCGGCATTCATGCGCAGCGCCCCGCCGATGCAGCCGGGAATGCCGCGATAGAAGGCAAGCCCGTCGAGTGAGGCGTCGGCCGCCGCACGCGCGACCTTGACGTCGGGCACGGCGGTGCCGGCGCGCAGGCGATCGTCCGCCTCCAGCGAGATCTCGCCAAAGGCCTTGCCGCCGAGCCGGATCACGACACCGGGAATGCCGCCATCGCGCACGATCAGATTCGAGCCGAGCCCAACCACGGTGACGGGGATCTCGGCCGGCAGGCTCGCCAGCAGATGAGCCAGATCCTCCTCATCCGCCGGCGTGAACAGCACCTGCGCCGGCCCGCCCACGCGGAACCAGGTCAGGCCAGACATGTCGTGATTGGGCAGAAGCCGGCCGCGCAATTGCGGCACATCGGCGCGGAGATCGGGCGTGATGTCGGGGAAGGTCATGAGGGTCGCCGCGCTAACCCTTCTCCCCTCGGGGGAGAAGGTGGCCCGGCGAAGCCGGGTCGGATGAGGGAAGTCCGGCGAGACCGATGGCTTCGGCGATCTCGCGCAACACGAATTCGAGGTTTCCTAAAACGCGCTCGTTCGGAAAGCGCAAGACCTTGTAGCCTTCCCGCCTCAGGAAGACGTCGCGAGAGGCGTCCTTGAGCCTCGCTTCATCGGTTTGGTGAGGCTCACCATCCAGCTCGACGATCAACCGATGCTCGAAGCAGCAAAAGTCCGCGATGAACGGCCCGATCGCCACCTGTCGCTTGAATTTGAGGCGTTGAACCGGCGGCTTCGGACTGCCTGCCAGAACGCGGCTTCCGCCCGGGTCGGTTGCCCGCGCTGCTTGCGAGCGAAGTCGAGTGTTTCGGGCGAATTCTTTCGCTCCAGCACTGCCCTTCCCTCATCCGACCGGCTACGCCGGCCACCTTCTCCCGCCCATCTCGGGCTTGCCCGAGATTGGGCAACCCAAAGTGTCAAAGTCGGCAACAGCCGACTTTGATGGGGGAGAAGGAATCAAGGCTCGCTCAGCGCCGCCAGCTCTCCCGGCAGTGCATAGGCCCATTGCGTGATGTTGCCGGCGCCGAGCAGCACGACATAGTCGCCCGGCCCGGCGAGCTCGGCGACTATGCCGGCCAGCTTGTCGGGGCCTTCCAGCGCCAGCGTATGACGATGCCCGCGCGCCTTGATGCCAGAGACCAGCGAATCGCGGTCGGCCCCGGCGATCGGCGTCTCGCCCGCCGCATAGGTCTCGGCCACGATCACCGTGTCGGCGTCGTTGAAGCAGGCGGCGAAATCGTCGAACAGGCTGGAGAGCCGGGTGTAGCGATGCGGCTGCACGACGGCGATCACCTTGCTCTTGGTCGAGGCGCGCGCCGCCTTGAGCACCGCGGCGATCTCGACCGGGTGGTGGCCGTAATCGTCGAAGATCAGCGCACCGTTCCATTCGCCGGTCTTGGTGAAGCGCCGCTTGACCCCGCCGAAGCCGGCAAGAGCCGCACGGATGCTCTCGACCGGAATGCCGAGATCATAGGCAACCGCGATCGCAGCCGTGGCGTTGAGGGCATTGTGATGGCCCGGCATCGGCATGATCAGGTCACGCACGACCTCGTCGCGGCCGCGCTTGCGGTCGCGGATCAGGAGCGTGAACTTGGCCTGGCCGCCGGAGAGGTCGATGTCGATCAGGCGGAAGTCGGCCTGCGGATTCTCGCCATAGGTGACGACGCGGCGATCCTCGATCTGCCCGACCAACCCCTGCACGGTCGGATGGTCGATGCACATCACCGCGAAGCCGTAGAAGGGCAGGTTCTCGACGAAGCTGCGGAAAGCCGCCTTGATCGCGTCGAACGTGCCGAAATGGTCGAGATGCTCGGGGTCGATATTGGTGATGATCGCGACATCGGCCGGCAGCTTCAGGAAGGTGCCGTCCGACTCGTCGGCCTCGACCACCATCCAGTCGCTCTCGCCCATGCGGGCATTGGTGCCATAGGCGTTGATGATTCCGCCATTGATCACGGTCGGGTCGAGCCCGCCCTTCTCCAGAAGCGTCGCGACGAGCGAGGTCGTTGTGGTCTTGCCATGGGTGCCGGCGATGGCGACGCAGCTCTTCAGCCGCATCAGTTCGGCCAGCATCTCGGCACGGCGCACGACCGGCAGGCGCTGCTCGCGCGCGGCGATGAGCTCGGGATTGTCGCGCTTGATCGCGGTCGAGACCACGACGACCTCGGCCTCGCCGAGATTCTCGGCCTTGTGGCCGACGAAGGTCTTGATGCCCTTGTCGGCGAGGCGCTTGACGTTGGCGCCGTCGGCAGCGTCCGAGCCCTGCACCTTGTAGCCGAGATTGTGCAGCACCTCGGCGATGCCGGACATGCCGATGCCGCCGATGCCGACGAAATGGATGGAGCCGAGCTTTGGCGGCAGCTTCATCGGGGGAACTCCTGTGGAGACTAGAGGTTGTACAGCCTCTAGGACGCAGCAACGTCGATGACGAGGCGGGCGAGTCGTTCGGCCGCATCGGGAATGCCGGCGCTCTTGGCGTTGCCCGCCATCGCCGTCAAGCGGTTGGGGTCGGCAAGCAGGC
Coding sequences:
- the ftsA gene encoding cell division protein FtsA; the encoded protein is MNLTSQGLTPRMRPLSSRKSATLSILDIGTSKVVCLIAELNPAEANERLRGRTHVARIIGIGHQRSLGLKGGAIIDLESAERAIRAAVDAAERMAKVEVQSVIVNLTGGRLGSQHYAAGVDLRAGAVGDSDVKRVLAAAAMHALKPGKAVLHALPTGYALDGSPGVLDPRGLIGGKLSVDMHVVASEASAARNVMLAVERCHLEVEAVVATPYASGLSVLVDDEAEMGVVVVDMGGGTTSLGVFSGGHLMHADAIAVGGNHITMDVARGLSTRVSAAERLKTLHGSAISSASDERDMISVPQVDDDERDMPNHLAKSHLVRIIKPRVEEILELVRDRLSNAGFSAQAGRRVVLTGGACQLTGLPEAARRILGGQVRTGRPLGIKGLPEAGKGPAFAAAVGLLVYPQVAHVEHFEPRASSAYFATGTDGYFSRVGRWLKESF
- a CDS encoding cell division protein FtsQ/DivIB, translated to MATATSRLPVPAAGPQLLVGERSGRWLRRSRRSAVAVPLAQRLPRRIGTWLALGFLSLSIGAGSVLGGHVEALRRAYGEPHHMLARLVGLGIDRVTISGLTELSEVEVLVAAGIDPKISLAFFDADQARKLLEATPLIREAAVRKLYPGEISITLVERAPYALWQVKGDLFVIAADGTVIDKMDDGRFAHLPLVVGPGANLRAAEYIALRGEAGPLAAHIRAATLVSGRRWTLKLDNGMDVRLPEMQPGVAVKRLAGLESDFRVLDKDLLAIDLRQPDRVVMRLSEEAASARAEQLKSKTKKKGGEA
- a CDS encoding D-alanine--D-alanine ligase; this encodes MTKHVAVLMGGWSVEREVSLSSGTACAKALESVGFRVTRIDVQRDIAQVLADLRPDVAFNALHGRFGEDGLIQGVLEILRIPYTHSGVLASALAIRKDKAKLVAAAAGVPVAHGIVVSRFDAAKKHVLQPPYVLKPINEGSSVGVVIVKKGREHPPQEIAREDWPCGDTLLAEGFVRGRELTCAVMGGKSLGVTEIRASTGEFYDYDAKYTKGGSIHICPAQILPKIYQQIEECALTAHQAIGCRGVSRSDFRYDDETDTLVWLEVNTQPGMTETSLVPELAAHAGMNFGELVKWMVEDASLDR
- a CDS encoding BrnT family toxin is translated as MRSLWDERKRRANLLKHGLDFAVLDAEFLARAYIGPAKRDRLRAIGEVDGVVTVIFVKPGTEGLSIVSMRPASQKERKLLDA
- a CDS encoding BrnA antitoxin family protein, giving the protein MPKLLKDFEPGHGFSKEDWDEVSDNPELTDEELAGLRPMKEALPDLYAALQAEIGKRGPAKTKEAISIRLDIDLVEKLRASGPGWQSRVNEALREWLEKSAA
- the murB gene encoding UDP-N-acetylmuramate dehydrogenase; the protein is MTFPDITPDLRADVPQLRGRLLPNHDMSGLTWFRVGGPAQVLFTPADEEDLAHLLASLPAEIPVTVVGLGSNLIVRDGGIPGVVIRLGGKAFGEISLEADDRLRAGTAVPDVKVARAAADASLDGLAFYRGIPGCIGGALRMNAGAHGGETTDVLVEARGVTRKGEIVRLSHADMGFTYRNSAAETHEIIFTSALFQGRPGDQAAIFAEMDRVTAAREAAQPIKERTGGSTFKNPQGGKAWQLIDAAGCRGLRVGGAQVSEMHCNFLINTGGATAADIEGLGEEVRRRVKQNSGFELQWEIKRLGVAS
- a CDS encoding endonuclease domain-containing protein; this encodes MAIGPFIADFCCFEHRLIVELDGEPHQTDEARLKDASRDVFLRREGYKVLRFPNERVLGNLEFVLREIAEAIGLAGLPSSDPASPGHLLPRGEKG
- the murC gene encoding UDP-N-acetylmuramate--L-alanine ligase encodes the protein MKLPPKLGSIHFVGIGGIGMSGIAEVLHNLGYKVQGSDAADGANVKRLADKGIKTFVGHKAENLGEAEVVVVSTAIKRDNPELIAAREQRLPVVRRAEMLAELMRLKSCVAIAGTHGKTTTTSLVATLLEKGGLDPTVINGGIINAYGTNARMGESDWMVVEADESDGTFLKLPADVAIITNIDPEHLDHFGTFDAIKAAFRSFVENLPFYGFAVMCIDHPTVQGLVGQIEDRRVVTYGENPQADFRLIDIDLSGGQAKFTLLIRDRKRGRDEVVRDLIMPMPGHHNALNATAAIAVAYDLGIPVESIRAALAGFGGVKRRFTKTGEWNGALIFDDYGHHPVEIAAVLKAARASTKSKVIAVVQPHRYTRLSSLFDDFAACFNDADTVIVAETYAAGETPIAGADRDSLVSGIKARGHRHTLALEGPDKLAGIVAELAGPGDYVVLLGAGNITQWAYALPGELAALSEP